Below is a window of Cytobacillus firmus DNA.
GGAAATGATGATGGAAACCGCCCGGGAGGTTGCGAAGCTGGATGTACAGGGAATTAAAATCCATCTCCTTCATTTATTAAAGGGAACCCCGATGGTTAAACAATTTGAAAAGGGCATGCTTGAGTTTCTGTCTCTTGATGAATATATAAATTTAGTATGTGACCAGCTGGAAATTTTACCGCCGGAAATGATTGTACACCGCATTACCGGTGATGGGCCAATCGACTTGATGATCGGGCCAATGTGGAGTGTTAATAAGTGGGAAGTCCTTAATGGCATTGATGCAGAATTAAAGCGAAGAAACAGCTGGCAAGGTAAATTTTACAATCCAAGTCAAGTGGAGGCATTGTCATGAAGCTTGAAAGAATCTTACCATATGCAAGACAGCTGCTTGAGAAAGCAATATCACCTGGAGATATCGTTATTGATGCCACTCTGGGCAACGGCCATGATACCGTATTTCTGGCTGATTTGGTGGGACCTAACGGCAGAGTTTATGGATTCGATATTCAGGAAGAGGCTGTCATGAGTACAAAAACACGCCTGGCTGATCACGAACTGTCAGACAGGGCTACCCTCTTCCAAACAGGTCATGAACACATTCTTGAGAATGTACCGCCTGTCCACCATGGAAAAATAACAGCAGCCATATTTAATTTAGGCTACTTGCCCGGGGGCGACAAAGATATTGTCACCCGTCCGCAGACAACCATTTCTGCCATCGATCAGCTTTTAGAACTGATGGCTCCGGAAGGGATCATTCTTTTGGTGATTTATCACGGCCATATAGAAGGTGCTGTAGAGCGCGATTATCTGCTCCGATATGTCAAGCAGCTGGATCAAAGCATCGTCCATGTTTTGCAGTATCAGTTTATTAATCAAAAAAATAACCCGCCGTTTATCGTTGCAATTGAAAAACGTTAATATGATGTAAAAGCCTGCAAAAAAAATTGCAGGCTTTTACTTATTTCACAAAGACTTTTGCAAAACCAGAAGGCATCATCTTCTGCACTGTCCGGTAAGCTCTTCCGTTCACATAAAAGAAATAGCTCACCATTCCGCCTGTCCTGATCATGCTTTTGGCTAATCTTCTGACATTCCGCTGCTTCCGGACCTTATCATCAGAGAGATAGACCCCCAGCAGGCCGCGATTAATCAGTTTATGAAAATGTTTATGAGGCAGCTTTTCCGTATGCTTGTCTGCCTCTGCAACAAAGTGCTTCAATCTCGAAAACAATCTCTCTTCGCTTTCATAGTAAAAGCAGAAATTCAAGTCTCCCCCGGCCTTGTCCTCTTCCTGATCAATCAGATAATCAAGCAGAATGTGGAGGCCCTGGATGTAAGGAAAATATCCATTTCTTATATTAACCGCATGCTCCGCTTTAAAATCATCTCTCAGTGCGTATGATACAAGGCAGAAAATCCCGAGTGTCGAACCCGAGCAGGCAGAAAACTCATACCATTCCATCTCGGGTATATCTGAACGATATTGGTCGAACCAGTTTTGCAGCCGGGGTACTCGTTCTTCGACTGCGACATGCTTATGTATTTGCAGATCACAATAGTAACGGCATAATTCAAGCAGATGTCTTTTTATATGGGGATATTGATCGAGACTCGACAGCACTTCCCTGCAGGATGCCGCTAAATCTGCAAGATAATTTCCATCATCCTGCTCACTTCTCAGCCGATAATAATTTTTCCCTTCTGCGTCAATAGCCAGGGCATCCTCCATTGACTCATGAAGTGCGGCAAAATCT
It encodes the following:
- a CDS encoding class I SAM-dependent methyltransferase — its product is MKLERILPYARQLLEKAISPGDIVIDATLGNGHDTVFLADLVGPNGRVYGFDIQEEAVMSTKTRLADHELSDRATLFQTGHEHILENVPPVHHGKITAAIFNLGYLPGGDKDIVTRPQTTISAIDQLLELMAPEGIILLVIYHGHIEGAVERDYLLRYVKQLDQSIVHVLQYQFINQKNNPPFIVAIEKR
- a CDS encoding tetraprenyl-beta-curcumene synthase family protein is translated as MSVPSMPISLMSHVYRKVLPAVHKELAYWKGRAEAIPDPELRKQALASIEHKTFHCEGGAIMSLMAKEKYEQAIKFIVAYQTISDYLDNLCDRSTSLDPGDFAALHESMEDALAIDAEGKNYYRLRSEQDDGNYLADLAASCREVLSSLDQYPHIKRHLLELCRYYCDLQIHKHVAVEERVPRLQNWFDQYRSDIPEMEWYEFSACSGSTLGIFCLVSYALRDDFKAEHAVNIRNGYFPYIQGLHILLDYLIDQEEDKAGGDLNFCFYYESEERLFSRLKHFVAEADKHTEKLPHKHFHKLINRGLLGVYLSDDKVRKQRNVRRLAKSMIRTGGMVSYFFYVNGRAYRTVQKMMPSGFAKVFVK